The genomic window ATCCACTTCTGTAGGCCTAAAATATTTTTTATCCACGTTTAATACCTCTTTACCTACTGGTAAATCATATTCTGAATTAGAGCAGGAGGCTATATACGCCTTTTCATCCACTCCTTCTCCTTTAAATTCTAATTCAATACCCACTTCTTTAAAGGCAAAACGTACAAAATCTCTTACTGCTGTAGTTTTTCCTGTAGCAATTACCCAGTCTTCAGGTTCATCTGCCTGTAAGATCATCCACATCATCTCTACATAGTCCTTTGCATGACCCCAGTCTCGTTGTGCATCCAGATTCCCTAAGTAGAATTTATCCTGTAAACCCAAAGCTATTCTCGACACTGCCCTGGTAATCTTTCGGGTAACAAAAGTTTCCCCTCTTATGGGTGATTCATGATTAAAAAGAATGCCATTACAGGCATACATCCCATAAGCTTCCCGATAATTTACCGTAATCCAGTAAGCATACATTTTTGCTACGGCATAAGGGCTTCTTGGATAAAACGGAGTAGTTTCTGATTGCGGCACTTCCTGTACTTTACCATATAATTCTGATGTGGACGCCTGATATATCCGTGTTTTTTTCTCTAAACCCAGCAAGCGAACCGCATCAAGAATTCGTAGCGTTCCCAAACCATCCGCATTA from Aquimarina sp. ERC-38 includes these protein-coding regions:
- the gmd gene encoding GDP-mannose 4,6-dehydratase; translation: MKNKIAFITGVTGQDGAYLSELLLKKGYTVHGLKRRSSLFNTNRIDAIYQDPHVEDRNFILHYGDMTDSTNLIRIIQEVQPDEIYNLAAMSHVQVSFETPEYTGNADGLGTLRILDAVRLLGLEKKTRIYQASTSELYGKVQEVPQSETTPFYPRSPYAVAKMYAYWITVNYREAYGMYACNGILFNHESPIRGETFVTRKITRAVSRIALGLQDKFYLGNLDAQRDWGHAKDYVEMMWMILQADEPEDWVIATGKTTAVRDFVRFAFKEVGIELEFKGEGVDEKAYIASCSNSEYDLPVGKEVLNVDKKYFRPTEVDLLIGDPSKAEKKLGWKATHSLSDLVADMMKSDLELMKKDQHILEGGYKILNQFE